GGGAAGGCATTCTCCGACGGTAAGAAACTAAAATGATGACGGAGGGGGAGACCCCCTCCTCTAAATGTTTTTCAGTGTTTGTCGATGACTTCCTGGCCCCTCATATAGGGTCTCAGGACTTCGGGGATGGTGATGGTACCATCCTTGTTCTGATAGTTCTCCATGACTGCGACTACAGTCCTGGGGAGTGCGAGACCGGAACCGTTGAGGGTGTGAACGAACTCGCTCTTCAGGTGGGGTTCGGGCCTGTACTTGATCCTTGCCCTCCTTGCCTGGAAGTCAGTGAAGTTGGAACAGGATGATGCCTCGAGCCACGCATCCTTTCCGGGAGCGTACAGCTCCAGATCGTAGCACTTGGAGCATGAGAAGCTCATATCGCCAGTGCACAGGAGCAGTACCCTGTAGGGCAACTGGAGACCGTTGATGAGGTCCTCTGCGTTCTTCCTGAGCTCCTCGAGCCTCTCGTATGACTTGCTGGGCTCGACGAAGTTGACCATCTCTGTCTTCCTGAACTCGTGGACACGGATGATTCCCTTGGTGTCCGCGTGCTTTCCGACCTCGCGCCTGTAAGATGTCAGGTTAGCTGTGTAGTAGATGGGAAGCTGTGATTTGTCCAGGATCTCGTCCTGCAGGAGGTTCGTGATGGGGACCTCTGCTGTGGGGTTGAGGTACATGTCGTCTTTCGCAAGGTAGTACATGTCATCCTTCAAGTTGGGGTACTGACCGGTTCCGATGACCGCCGCCTTGTTGATGACTGCGGGCACAACGAGCTCGGTGTAGCCCTGGTCCTTGTGCATGTCCAGGAAGTAGTTGACGAGGGCGCGCTCGAGCCTTGCTCCGTCTCCCTTCATCACATAGAATCCGCTTCCTGCGACCTTGGTTCCTCTGTCGAAATCGATGATGTCCAGTTCCTCGGCGAGCTCCCAGTGCTCCTTGGGCTTGAAGTCGAACTTCCTCTTCTCTCCGGCCTCGTATACGACGACGTTCTCTGTGTCGTCCTTTCCGATGGGCACGGACTCGTGGGGGATGTTGGGGATGTTCAGGACGCAGTCCTGCCTGATCTCCTCGAGCTCGGCCATCCTGTCGTCGTTGGCCTTGATCTTGTCTCCGACTTCGCGCATCTCCGCGATCTTGGAATCCTTCTCCTGGCCCTTGGGCATCTTGGAGATCTCGAGTGAAACATCGTTCCTCGTCTTTCTGAGGCGGTTGTTCTCATCCGTGAGGGCCCTCCATTCGGAATCTGCCTCAAGGAATCTGTCCAATATGGTCTCGTCTCTGTTTCTGTTCCTGATCATAGTCCTGATCATGTCAGGATTCGATCTGATGACATTGACATCTAGCATTTCATTACCTCAGAATTTCTTTTGGGAGAGGGAGGTCCAGGTCCTCTTGTCCGTTACGACGATTACTCCGCCGCGGACATCCACTATGACCGCCCCGGTGGCCTCTTCGATGGCTTCCGCTGCCTCTTTGGCGCCGTCCTCCGAATTCGAAAGCACCTTCACCTTGATCAGACGGTTCTTCTTCAGCTGTGTGGTGATCTCATCGAAGAGTCCCTGGTCGAGACCGTCCTTGCCCACATGGACAGTGGCGTTGATCTCATTGGCACGCCTCATGAGCTCCTTCCTTGCGTCTTTCTCCGTCATTTTCTCTGCTCCCTTATGTACGGTATGCGCCGTACTTCTCCGCACACATCGCATCTGATGCACACTTTATGATTGGACAGGCGTACCGTGCAGTTGACACCGGGCATCAATGGCTGGTGGCAGCTCTTGCAGAACTTCCTATCCTTGGGCATCTTGACGCGCGTCTTGCCGCTGATCCCGGTGGCGATATCGATGTATCTTCTGGCCCTGTCCTCCCTTCCGTCCCTGACGGCCTGTTCGGACATGGTAAGCAGCTTGTCGATACGCTCCGCCCCAATCTCGCGGATTGTAGCGTTGGGTACATGGCGTGACATGTGCGCACCTATAGGGTCTCGGACTGAACATGACCTATAAATAAAATACCTAAACAGGAGGACATTCAAGCCGGGAGCAGAGACATTAGGAATTCGCGAACTTCCATCTCCTCTCCATCGAACTGCCTATCCGTCTCGACGTAGTTCTCGAAGAGGAAGATCCCATACTCGTGGAAGGATACCACACAGTCATCCCATGACGGTTTGGTCACAGATATGCCCACATCATCGTTCCTCATGCTCCAGTTGCCGGTATCGGAGTCGTAGGAGATGGTGGCGATCAGCGGGTTCAGCAGGTTCATGTCCCTGTCCTTGGTGATGAGCCTGTGGAATTTCAGGGTAGGGATGGTGTAGCATCCCTGGACCTTGTCCAGGCCGATGATGTGGCCTTCCTTGTTCCTTCTCACTTTTCCGACCAGTATGACCGGTCCGGCCGCTGCGAACGTCGGGATGTCGCTATGAGCTATGTTCTTGTCGAATGAGACCGGGATCAGGTATTCATCATTGGAGAGATTCCAATGATTCCTCCTGACGCTGTCCCTTTCCACCTTGCCGACAGCTGCGGAGATCCAATCCTTGTCGACTGTGTACTCGACGAATTTCGAGGTATCGACACCCTCGAAGCTCTTCTGGTCGTCTGCGCGGCCATACTCCAGGACATATCCTTTGAGGTGCTCTGAGAGATCGATCAGATCCTGAGCGATCTTTCCACGGGCCTCATCCTCCTGGAATGTATCCTTCATCCAGTTACCGACGGCTCCTGTCCCCAGGAAGTCCAGGGTGTTGCAGAGGACCGTCATGGCACCTTCCAGCGCTTCGTCGTTGCCTTCTGTAGGTCCTGAACTCAGGCCCCCTGTGGATTCTCCGCCGATGGTGAGGTCGAATTTCCTGACAAGCTTGTCAGGTATCTCGTTCTGGAGCCTCATGGACAGCCTCAGCATCATACAGCCGATGTCCGTCAGGAGAGTCTGGACATCCACCATGATCTGGCCTGCAACGGCTATGGGGACTCCCGACCTGTCATCGGGGTCCGACGAAACTACCCTGAATCCGAACGAGTGCATCAAAAACTATATCATCCACAGGCATAATAAACTATTCCTGCCCCGTCAGATATCATCGAGAATTGTAAATCTGGCTCTCTTAGGTTTTCCGATGCTCGCAAAGCCGGGAAGTCGAAGGATGAAACCGCACCGACAGATCAGGCGCGTCAGCTGCCTAGATGCCTGATTTTCCCTATATACGCGCAAATTTGGCATAACATTTATATGAATGTTACAGGGCGAGCTGGCAATAGATTTTCGAGCTTCTTCGGAGGTTGGAAATGTCAGCCAAAATAACATACGAAGAGCTTCGCAGAACAATATGGATGCAAAGGCAGTATTTGATTGAGAGCTTCATCAACGACGGGAAGACAAGCATCCCTTACAGGTTCTCAAATTTCGAAAAGGATATGAATATGTCGGAGTTGGTCGTGGATCCTTCGACGCAGAAGAGGAAGTGGAAAGCTCTCGTCGATAGGGGATTCATCAGCAAGGTGAGGTTTGGTGACACGGTCACAGACGGCATCGACGTCAGTGTATTCAAGGATCTCATGAATACGGCTGTTCGTAAGCAGTACGTTGCTCTTCTACATACCGTTACCCCATCACTCGAGAGAGATAGAGAGATAGAGAGAGATACACACACTATCGCGCGCGGAAGCGCGTGCGTGAACATGGAGGAAGTCCAATGAGCGATGTTATCCTCATCAACTTCCGCAAGGAGAAACTCACCATGAGGCAGGTTCTTGCGCAGGTCAAGATCCTGCAAGAGAGATGGCCCTTCCTCGAGATCTTCATGGACGGCGACGCATACGCGATTGTCGGCAGGGCAAGGAAGGTGATGTCATGAGTATGCCTTCACCGAAGGAAGTCATCTACCCAGAAGGGGACGACTGCTCCAAGTGCATCCACTGTAGCCGTATCGAGCTCGGTAAGGTCATTTGCAACGAGTACGGAACCATCGATCCCGAGCTGACATGCAGATGGCCCAAGTGGCCCGTTACTATCGACGAATGCCCGTCATACGTTAAGAGGCCCGAGTTCAGGGAGGTGGAGGAATGACCGGAGTTCTCCAGAGGATCAACATGGCCGCGGCCATACTCCAGCAGAATCCTTGGATAAAGGACATGACGAACTCGCAGTTCAAGTCCGTGGACATCGACCAGATCAGGCGCGAGGTCGGAGCTGCGGAGACCGAGGCGGGACTTGTTGTCCAGTATCAGGAGACGGACTTCTCCGTTACCGATGCCAACGGCAAGCTCTGTTGCAAGATCAGTGCTGTGCTGACATACTACAGCATCGACGATGAGGAGATGGAGCACGGGCTGGAATTCCCGAGGACTGCAGTCGGATTCGACACCCTCGACAAGGGATGGAACAAGGCCGAATCCATGCTCTACAAGAACCACTACAAGGGCCTGTACCATATCGGAGAGAGGGCAGATGATCCCGATGGTATGAGTGCTGAGGAGTACGACCTGCTGGATGTGTTCAGATTCATCACATCATACGACTCGCAGGGCCATCCGGAAAGGAAATTCCACGATCAGATCATGAAGATCGTCGAGACGGCCAAGCCTATCGTCGACAAGATGAAGGCGGAGCAGGAAGAGGAACGCAGGAAAAAGCTTCGTGCGACCAAGGCAGCACAGGCTGGCGGATTCTTCGATACCAAGAAGGAAGCGAAGACCGTGCAGAAGAAGATAGAGACCAACACCGAGGCCGCAGTGACCAAGGCTGATGAATCGGAGCTCGCCAAGAAGACGGTTGAGGCGGATGCCAAGATGGTCGAGATCCTCGGATTCTATCAGAACAACAAGGATTGTACGATCATCAAGGATTACATCAACCAGTATGGACCGATGATCGATTGGCAACCCACCATCACCATCAGATGCTACAAGGATCTCCAAGAGGTGGGATTGATATGACCTCATGGATGGAATGCGGATGCGGAGGGGATGTTACCCTCTATGAGTATCCGGGAGAGGAGAGGTTCGGCAGGAAGTGGTTCCTCCTTAAGGGGAACTGCAAGCAGTGCGGCAGATACTACGAGACCGTCCCCACGGCCGACCTCAAGGAATTCAGGAGGCTCATGGAGGAGGACGAGATAAGGCAGTTCCGTGAGCAGAAGGAGAGGGAGGTAAAAGAATACAACGAGTATCTGGAATCCCTCACACCAAAGGAGCTACTGAACGAACTCGGTCCTGAGCATTATCCCTGGATCTACCTCGTGTTCGAGAACGTCATGCTCCCCGAGGGGCAGACAAGGACACTGCAGGATCTGGGCCACACATCATATTGTCTAACCTTGGCGGATGCCTACAGGTCAGCCACGTTATATCTCAGGCCCAACCAGCATTGCAGGATTGAGCAGAATCATGAGATCATAGACGAATGGACCTACGGGGATAGGGATTTCGAGAGATTCATCGTGTCGGTCCATTATGATTACATCGTCCGTGACACCGGAGAGGTCCGTGAGTCCACATCGTGCGGCATCAGGGAGCTAACGGTCGAGGAAGCAAAGGAGAAGGCTGATGAGGAGGCCATGAGGTGTCTTGGCGGTTCATCCACTTTCTTCGATTATTGGATAAAGGACAAGGATGGCAACGTCGTCTATCAGAGGTCGATGAAGAGGGAGGCGGTAGCATGAGCAAGTGCATACTGTGCGGAGCCGAGATCCCCGAGGACGCGGTCCATATCGCCTACGCATTCGTGGCCCATTCATCATTCAAGACGGGCACAGAGGCATATGAGCTCTGCCAGAATCACACGGACAGGCTCATAGCCTTCCTTCACTCGGAGGGATTGAGATGACAGTCGACGTACTCTCCTTAGAGGCATACGCAAGCCTCGGCTCCACGAAGGAGGCACAGGCGCAGATCATACTCGACACCATAAGAAAGGCCAGACACCCATCGTCTGCCGACATCGAAAGGCTCACCAAGATAAAGAGGACCTCCGTCACTGCGAGACTGAAGAAGCTTGAGGACGATGGCTTGATCTACAAGGCAGGAACGAAGAAGGATCCGTTCACTCACAAGACCGTCAACTGGTACGGGGTGATCGCATGAGGTTCACCATTCCACAGCCGATGCTCAAGGGACTGGTCTCGGTCCTGTCATCGGTAACATCTATTGCTATGGTGAATTGCACCGAGAAGGGGTTGGAGACCGTTTGCGTGGACGCAGCCCATGTAGCGATGGTCGGATTCACGATTCCTGCCGATGCTCTCACAGGATACGAGGCCGCGGACGAGTTCGGGATGGACCTCGAGAAGATCCAAAGTTTCCTCAAAACATCATCCCCGGGAGACGACATAGAAGTCTCCATCGACGACAGGCTGACCATGAACTCAGGGAATATCACCCGCAGGATGGCTCTCATCGACATATCGGACATCAGGACCCCGAATACCATCAAGACGGATGCGGATAGGCTGCTGACTGCGATCAGAGGGATTCAGGATCTCGGCGACACTATCACTATCAAGGTGAAGGACGGAACATTCTCGATGGCATCCGAGGATGAGCTCAGCTCCGCAGAGTACGATCTCACTTCCAAGGATGTCGGTGTGGAGATCAATGGGATCGGTCGGGGTGCAGTCGCAATGAGCGTATTCCCGAAGGAATACGTCATCTCGGCGATCAAGTCCATCCCCGTGTCGTACAAGGTTACGATCAATCTCGATAATGACTACCCGGTAAGAATAGACTTCACGGACGGTACGGTGTCAGGATTCTATTTCATCGCACCGAGGATCGATTCGGAGGGGTCCGAATGAGCGTGTCATACGACAGGAGACTCCGCTACGGGACCGTGAGCAAGGTCTTGGAGCCCTGCTGCAGGGAAATGGACATGTGTCTGCTCAACGGCGTGATCTACATGTCTGCGCAGAAGGGCAAGGTCCACGGTCTCATGATGAAGATTCAGGACAAACCCAAGAAGGGCTACATGTTCTTCATGTGCCCCTTCTGCGGGGCCAGACTGCAGGAGGTTGACGAATGAAGGGAAGATGCTGGCTGTGTCAAGAGCTCATCACCGACCAGATGTCATGGCTTCTGTTGGACAACAATACGACCCTCGTGCATTCATCATGTTACGACAGGATGAGGCTCAAGCACTCCACTACGAAGGTGATGGAATGACGATTCTGGGTGAACTCTTCCATACGAGGACTCCGGAGATCCTCATCTGCATAGATGAGAACGGACCCAACAATGCTGTGAGGATAGCCGAACTCATCGGAATGGACAATTCTGCTGCTCTCAAGTCACTCAAGATCCTTCGCGACAAGGGGTATACGGAGAGAGTGGGTTTGGATTGGAAACTGATCCATAACGGAGAGGTCGCGGCCGCAGGCCTCTACGACCTCGAGGAATGGATGGAGATGATGTGCAGATGAGGATCACGGAGAAGATTCTCGACGAGGCACTGGATTACCTCAAGGAGTGCGGACCGATGACCACTGAATCGATGACCGTCTATCTCAATCAGAAGCATAACGGACACTTCACAAGCACTAACATAGGTCAGATGATGAGGATGCTGTCCGCCAAGGGGCTGGTCCAGAAGGTAGGTTTAACCCACACCAGCAACAGGAAGACGATATGGGGGTTGTCGCAGTGAGACCGGAGGACGCAAAGCAGATCCTGTCGTTGTTCCCGGAGGATGGGAAGACCTCCGCGGTATCCCTCGGACAGGCCCTCTACCCAGACAAGTCCGAGTATCAGCAGCGTACTCAGGCATTTGCTAAATTGCTAATGCTGGAGAAGATGGGCTACGTCGAGAAGCTCGGCATCGAAGGAGGAATGCGGATGTGGGGGATGAAAGGATGAGCGAACTCAAGCCATGCCCCGAATGTGGGTCGGACGATCTTAATATCATGACGGAATACACATCGGGAAACCGTGTTATTCATTGCACGGGCTGTCACAAATACTATGACCATTTGAAACTGACGAGAGAAGATACACTTTCCGACATATTCGAGAGGTGGAACGAATATGCTCAAAACTACAAGCCAAAACCTAAGACTGAATCAGTATTGAAACCTTGTCCTTTCTGTGGGTCGGAGGAACTTGTGTTCGCCGACGAGGAGGACGGTTCATGTTGCATCAGATGCACCGATTGCGGAGCACAGGTCGGGCATTATAGGGATTACATGTCCGACAATGAGGATATTGCAGGGTTATGGAACAGGAGAGCGAGCGAATGACCGATGATGGATGTGTATAGATGAAGTGTAGGTTCTGCGGGGCCATATTCGACCTCAAGGACATATCCAAGCCTATGGACGACAGCCCGTTCCAGTTCGTATGGGTCAGGGACAACTGCCCTAACTGCAAGAGAGGGATGGACGACTGGTATGAGAGGGTGAGAGAATGATGGTGGAATCAAAGGTATATGAGAATAATGGTTTCTATGACTATGTAGTAACTATCAATACACAGGTGGATTCCTTCTATCAAGGCAATCCGAGATACATCGTAACATTGACGAAGGATGGGGTATTAGTCGAACCGTATAAGGAGGCAGAGGAATGACCTCAGATTGGTGTTATAGATGCCCCAGATGCGGATCGGTCAACGAACTCGAGGGCGAGGAGCTTAATCATGGGGATGGCGAAGAGACGGAACTCGAATGCTATAACTGTGGTCAGAAAATCAAATGCACCGCATACGTTTCAATAGATTATCAATTCTCTGTGAAGGACCCGTTAACGAGGACGAGTATAATGTCGGTGTAACGTTTGATCACATATTTGGGACCGACCCATCCAGAAAAGAGAATTACATACTCCATCTCGAAGATGAGGACGAATGGGAAGATATTAACAGAATATTGACGGAACAGGAGGAAGAGGAATGACCTGCGAACTCGTACCCTGCCCATGGTGCAAGGAATCGGAACGGATTTACCCTCATAGATTCGGAGGCGAAGGGCAGTGGCAGATGGAATGTCAATCATGCGGTGCAACTGGCCCGATGGCGGATGAAAGACATATTGCGGTACAGAAATGGAATGGGAGGGAGTTGATATGAACAACCTTGAATCCTGTCCGTTCTGCGGATGTCGGATAAAGACCAGATATATACCGCCAGAACAGGGAGGGCCAGTATGGGAGTTTCAGCATCCTAAGAATGATTGTTTCCTATTGTTATGCAGTATTCCCTATATCACCGATTTTGACGAGTTCATGGATAGATGGAACAGGAGAGTGAGCGAATGACCGAATTGAAGCCATGTCCGTTCTGCGGTTCTAACAACGTCCAGAACCGTGAGGACGATGGGCGGTACATCCTCTGCAACACCTGCCACATCGAGGTCCGCGACCATCAGGGAACGGACAGGCAGTTCGAGATGTGGAACAGGAGAGTGAACGAATGACCGACCTTAAACCATGCCCATTTTGTGGACAAACAGCTTATTTGCATTTAGAAGATAAGTTTGGAATAGACGGCGAAAGACTGAGTTATGTGTCTTGCTATACTTGTCTTGTTCAAGGCCCCCTTGAAATGAAAATCGAAAAAGCAATTGAATCATGGAACAGGAGGGCCGATGACGATGCGGATTTACTGGCCCTGTTCAACGGGTGGCTCGATTCCGAAAGATACAACTGCGACAACTCCGAGCATGATTAGGAGGTTTGCCACGAGATGCTATCCATCGTGCATAAGAAACAGATGCAGGAGGAATCCAATACCAAACATTCTACGCCCGCATTAGATCGGGCTAAAGATGCGAATTACGGCCCACGCGATGATAACGGATGCTGTTGGCATTGCGAGCATTTCCGCATCCAAGAGTATGCGCCGTCGGGCAAGAAGTGGGTATGCGACGAGCTGAACATCCAGGTTCTAAAAGGACACGGATGCAGATTTTTCAAATGGAGGAGGAAGAATGACCGATTGTCGCCAATGTTTCCATTATGGTAGGTCGCTTGTAAACGGTCGCATAGAATGTGCGATAGCCGATAAAGTAGGCGCATCAAGGGACAGATGTCCGTTCTTCGTAAGGTGGAAGGGATGATACAGGCGTCTATCTTCGACTTCAAGCCGAAGATCATAGAGCAGACGGCCCGTCATATCGTCCTCAAGGACGTATATGAGGAGGACGGTTTCATGCGTGCATATCGTACCGATGCTAAGTGTATAGTCGATTCCATCGGTACGTTCTTCAACGGCGGAGCTCTCACAGATACCCGCGTGTTGGCGAACACCAATCAGATAGACCGTACATCCGATAGCTCCATAGATCATAACGATATGTCGTTGAGATCGTTTCTCCAATTATGCTCGCCCTATCATAAGGAGATATACGCCGATGGAACAGTCAAGGATTGGTTGAGGTTGTCCGAATACGACCCGATAAACCATAGATATGACAGCAGATTCGTCCAGATAGCCGATGCCTCGATGGATTCGGACAATCTGTATCTGATAGACATAGACGGTATGATCTACGACATCAAGCTTGAAGATGATTCCAGATGCGAC
The nucleotide sequence above comes from Methanomassiliicoccales archaeon LGM-RCC1. Encoded proteins:
- a CDS encoding helix-turn-helix domain-containing protein: MTVDVLSLEAYASLGSTKEAQAQIILDTIRKARHPSSADIERLTKIKRTSVTARLKKLEDDGLIYKAGTKKDPFTHKTVNWYGVIA
- a CDS encoding Lar family restriction alleviation protein, translating into MSELKPCPECGSDDLNIMTEYTSGNRVIHCTGCHKYYDHLKLTREDTLSDIFERWNEYAQNYKPKPKTESVLKPCPFCGSEELVFADEEDGSCCIRCTDCGAQVGHYRDYMSDNEDIAGLWNRRASE
- a CDS encoding Lar family restriction alleviation protein, whose translation is MTELKPCPFCGSNNVQNREDDGRYILCNTCHIEVRDHQGTDRQFEMWNRRVNE
- a CDS encoding Lar family restriction alleviation protein is translated as MTDLKPCPFCGQTAYLHLEDKFGIDGERLSYVSCYTCLVQGPLEMKIEKAIESWNRRADDDADLLALFNGWLDSERYNCDNSEHD
- the serS gene encoding serine--tRNA ligase encodes the protein MLDVNVIRSNPDMIRTMIRNRNRDETILDRFLEADSEWRALTDENNRLRKTRNDVSLEISKMPKGQEKDSKIAEMREVGDKIKANDDRMAELEEIRQDCVLNIPNIPHESVPIGKDDTENVVVYEAGEKRKFDFKPKEHWELAEELDIIDFDRGTKVAGSGFYVMKGDGARLERALVNYFLDMHKDQGYTELVVPAVINKAAVIGTGQYPNLKDDMYYLAKDDMYLNPTAEVPITNLLQDEILDKSQLPIYYTANLTSYRREVGKHADTKGIIRVHEFRKTEMVNFVEPSKSYERLEELRKNAEDLINGLQLPYRVLLLCTGDMSFSCSKCYDLELYAPGKDAWLEASSCSNFTDFQARRARIKYRPEPHLKSEFVHTLNGSGLALPRTVVAVMENYQNKDGTITIPEVLRPYMRGQEVIDKH
- a CDS encoding YhbY family RNA-binding protein gives rise to the protein MTEKDARKELMRRANEINATVHVGKDGLDQGLFDEITTQLKKNRLIKVKVLSNSEDGAKEAAEAIEEATGAVIVDVRGGVIVVTDKRTWTSLSQKKF
- a CDS encoding ribonuclease P protein component 4, with product MSRHVPNATIREIGAERIDKLLTMSEQAVRDGREDRARRYIDIATGISGKTRVKMPKDRKFCKSCHQPLMPGVNCTVRLSNHKVCIRCDVCGEVRRIPYIREQRK
- a CDS encoding winged helix-turn-helix domain-containing protein; its protein translation is MTILGELFHTRTPEILICIDENGPNNAVRIAELIGMDNSAALKSLKILRDKGYTERVGLDWKLIHNGEVAAAGLYDLEEWMEMMCR